The following coding sequences are from one Pseudomonadota bacterium window:
- the rplS gene encoding 50S ribosomal protein L19 has protein sequence MNIIQRLEDNQIQQLTAKNPIPEFDPGDTIKVWVKVIEGERKRTQAFEGVCISRKHSGVNSAFTVRKISYGEGVERLFPLYSPNIRVEVVRRGLVRRAKLYYLRDRRGKSARIAERTDYGRQGAGTRKVEQSAKAIVASKVVAATTAEANPAADPDSSPESSKSE, from the coding sequence ATGAATATTATTCAACGCCTTGAAGACAACCAAATTCAGCAGTTGACTGCGAAGAATCCGATTCCGGAGTTTGATCCCGGTGATACGATCAAGGTATGGGTAAAAGTGATTGAGGGAGAGCGCAAGCGGACTCAGGCCTTTGAGGGTGTGTGTATTTCCCGTAAGCATTCCGGCGTCAATTCTGCCTTTACCGTTCGAAAGATTTCGTACGGGGAAGGGGTGGAGCGTTTGTTTCCATTGTATTCTCCCAATATCCGTGTTGAGGTGGTGCGTCGTGGTCTTGTGCGCCGGGCGAAGCTTTACTATTTGCGAGATCGCCGTGGTAAGAGTGCCCGTATTGCTGAGCGTACTGATTATGGTAGGCAGGGAGCCGGCACACGGAAAGTGGAACAGTCTGCTAAAGCAATCGTTGCATCTAAAGTTGTTGCTGCGACGACCGCGGAAGCCAATCCCGCAGCCGACCCAGACTCCTCCCCAGAATCCTCAAAGAGTGAATAA
- the pdhA gene encoding pyruvate dehydrogenase (acetyl-transferring) E1 component subunit alpha — protein sequence MPKFEPLAPSRVPVDGLLKYYQDMLLIRRFEEKAGQMYGMGKIAGFCHLYIGQEAVVIGVQSALQPKDTVITAYRDHGHMLACGMDPGGVMAELMGRIDGYSKGKGGSMHMFSREKNFLGGHGIVGANVPIGTGLAFSHKYQDNGAISVTYYGDGTSNQGQVFESFNMAGLWKLPVLYILENNQYAMGTSVERAAANSEMLYRRGEPFGIPGVVVDGMDILAVHAAAQMAVEHVRSGKGPMILEMKTYRYRGHSMSDPAQYRTKEEVEEVKRESDPIEHLKHILNEQGVTEDALKAVDKQVKASVKAAVEFSENSLEPGPEELFTDVLVE from the coding sequence ATGCCCAAGTTTGAGCCGCTGGCCCCCTCGAGAGTGCCTGTAGATGGGCTACTAAAATATTACCAAGATATGCTGTTGATTCGCCGCTTTGAAGAAAAAGCGGGTCAAATGTATGGTATGGGAAAAATTGCTGGATTTTGCCACCTATATATTGGCCAGGAGGCTGTAGTGATTGGGGTTCAGTCAGCTTTGCAGCCAAAAGACACCGTGATTACTGCCTACCGTGACCATGGTCACATGTTGGCTTGTGGAATGGATCCCGGAGGTGTAATGGCGGAACTAATGGGTCGCATTGATGGATATTCCAAGGGCAAGGGTGGCTCCATGCATATGTTTTCTCGGGAAAAAAATTTCTTGGGCGGTCATGGTATTGTTGGCGCGAATGTTCCCATTGGAACAGGTCTCGCCTTTTCCCACAAATATCAAGACAATGGAGCGATTTCAGTTACCTACTATGGCGATGGGACGTCTAACCAGGGGCAGGTGTTTGAGTCGTTCAATATGGCTGGTTTGTGGAAGTTACCGGTTTTGTACATTCTTGAAAATAATCAATATGCTATGGGGACATCTGTTGAACGAGCTGCGGCAAATTCAGAAATGCTCTACCGTCGCGGCGAACCCTTTGGTATTCCGGGCGTTGTGGTCGATGGCATGGATATACTTGCCGTGCACGCCGCAGCGCAAATGGCTGTTGAGCACGTACGTAGTGGCAAGGGACCAATGATTTTGGAGATGAAAACCTATCGGTATCGAGGACATTCTATGTCTGATCCAGCGCAATATCGGACCAAAGAAGAAGTCGAAGAAGTCAAACGCGAATCTGATCCCATTGAGCACCTCAAGCACATTTTGAATGAGCAGGGGGTGACTGAAGATGCTTTGAAAGCCGTTGATAAGCAAGTGAAAGCCTCTGTTAAGGCCGCCGTCGAATTTTCAGAAAACAGCCTGGAACCTGGCCCGGAAGAACTGTTTACCGATGTTTTGGTTGAGTAA